The nucleotide sequence CCTTCACCTTCGCCCCGGCGGCCCTCAATTCATCGATAATGACCAGTGCAGGAGCTTCGCGAAGATCATCTGTATTGGGCTTAAAGCTCAATCCCCACATGGCAAAGGTCTTTCCGCTCAAATCATCCCCAAAATGCTGCTTGACTTTCTTCACCAAAACGTGCTTCTGGGCCTCATTGACTTCTTCTACAGCCTGCAGTACCCTAAGGTCATAGCCATACTGCTTGGCAGTCTTCACAATAGCCTTGACATCTTTGGGAAAACAACTTCCTCCATAGCCCACCCCGGGATAAATAAACTTATTGCCGATCCTGGGGTCTGACCCTATCCCGGCCCTGACCATATTGGCATCTGCCCCTACCAACTCGCAAAGATTGGCGATATCGTTCATAAAACTGATCTTGGTAGCCAACATCGCATTGGCGGTATATTTGGTCATCTCAGCGGATGGGATATCCATATAAATAATCCTGTCGCCGCTTAGCTGAAAAGGCTTATACAATCTTTTCATGATCTCCTCGGCCCTTTCATCCTCCACGCCAATAACGATCCGATCCGGTTTCAAAAAATCCTCAACGGCCGCTCCCTCTTTTAAAAACTCGGGATTGGAAGCTACGGCAAATGGCAAGTCGCTTCCCCTCTGGTCCAAAGCATCCTGAATGGCCTTTTGCACCTTACTTCCTGTAGTAACAGGGACGGTACTTTTGGTGGCCACTACTATATAATCAGACATGGTCCTGCCGATTTCATCAGCCACGGCCAACACATATTTCAAATCAGCTGATCCATCCTCGCCCTGTGGTGTCCCAACAGCAATAAAAGCGACATCCGAACCTTGGATGGCCTCTCCAAGATTAGTGGAAAACTTCAAACGACCACTTTCATAATTCCTGACCACGATTTCTTCCAGCCCAGGCTCGTAAATGGG is from Echinicola marina and encodes:
- a CDS encoding UDP-glucose dehydrogenase family protein; translated protein: MKITVVGTGYVGLVSGACFADVGIEVVCVDIDEKKIDKLKNGIMPIYEPGLEEIVVRNYESGRLKFSTNLGEAIQGSDVAFIAVGTPQGEDGSADLKYVLAVADEIGRTMSDYIVVATKSTVPVTTGSKVQKAIQDALDQRGSDLPFAVASNPEFLKEGAAVEDFLKPDRIVIGVEDERAEEIMKRLYKPFQLSGDRIIYMDIPSAEMTKYTANAMLATKISFMNDIANLCELVGADANMVRAGIGSDPRIGNKFIYPGVGYGGSCFPKDVKAIVKTAKQYGYDLRVLQAVEEVNEAQKHVLVKKVKQHFGDDLSGKTFAMWGLSFKPNTDDLREAPALVIIDELRAAGAKVKAFDPIAMEEAREVYIGDKVTYCKDAYEACVDADALLLVTEWSQFRIPSWSALGKLLNHKVVFDGRNIYDRKYLKELGFTHYGIGV